In a genomic window of Sus scrofa isolate TJ Tabasco breed Duroc chromosome 4, Sscrofa11.1, whole genome shotgun sequence:
- the SNAI2 gene encoding zinc finger protein SNAI2, which produces MPRSFLVKKHFNASKKPNYSELDTHTVIVSPYLYESYPMPVIPQPEILSSRAYSPIAVWTSAAPFHAPLPNGLSPLSGYPPPLGRVSPPPPSDTSSKDHSGSESPVSDEEERLQSKLSDPHAIEAEKFQCNLCSKTYSTFSGLGKHKQLHCDAQSRKSFSCKYCDKEYVSLGALKMHIRTHTLPCVCKICGKAFSRPWLLQGHIRTHTGEKPFSCPHCSRAFADRSNLRAHLQTHSDVKKYQCKNCSKTFSRMSLLHKHEESGCCVAH; this is translated from the exons ATGCCGCGCTCCTTCCTGGTCAAGAAGCATTTCAACGCCTCCAAGAAGCCCAACTACAGCGagctggacacacacacag TGATCGTTTCCCCGTACCTCTATGAGAGTTACCCAATGCCTGTCATTCCACAACCGGAGATCCTCAGCTCGCGAGCCTACAGCCCCATTGCGGTGTGGACCAGCGCGGCTCCGTTCCACGCCCCGCTGCCCAACGGCCTCTCCCCCCTGTCCGGATACCCCCCACCCTTGGGGCGTGTGAGCCCCCCTCCTCCATCCGACACCTCATCCAAGGACCACAGCGGCTCCGAAAGTCCCGTTAGCGACGAAGAGGAAAGACTCCAGTCCAAGCTTTCCGACCCCCACGCCATCGAAGCCGAGAAGTTTCAGTGCAATTTATGCAGTAAAACCTATTCGACCTTCTCAGGGCTGGGCAAGCACAAGCAGCTGCACTGTGACGCCCAGTCTAGGAAGTCCTTCAGCTGTAAGTACTGCGACAAGGAGTACGTGAGCCTGGGCGCCCTGAAGATGCACATTCGGACCCACACCCTACCTTGTGTCTGCAAGATCTGTGGCAAGGCCTTCTCCAGACCCTGGCTGCTTCAAGGACACATCAGAACGCACACTG GGGAGAAGCCCTTCTCTTGCCCTCACTGCAGCAGGGCCTTTGCAGACAGGTCAAATCTGAGAGCTCATCTGCAGACACACTCGGATGTCAAGAAGTACCAGTGCAAAAACTGCTCCAAAACCTTCTCCAGAATGTCTCTTCTGCACAAACACGAGGAAtctggctgctgtgtggcacaCTGA